From one Bacillus sp. FJAT-42376 genomic stretch:
- the sinI gene encoding DNA-binding anti-repressor SinI, whose protein sequence is MIGERIRQYRVQHNLSLTELANRAGVAKSYLSSIERNLQSNPSILFLEKVSAVLGEPVHSFINQKEEPSRKNLDSEWSKLVKEAMDSGVSKEQFREFLEFNKWKKNSTH, encoded by the coding sequence ATGATTGGTGAACGAATCCGTCAATACCGTGTACAGCACAATCTTTCATTAACAGAGTTAGCGAACCGTGCAGGTGTGGCTAAATCTTATTTAAGTTCTATTGAACGCAACCTTCAATCCAACCCTTCCATTTTGTTCTTAGAAAAGGTCTCCGCTGTTTTAGGCGAACCTGTTCATTCCTTTATAAATCAGAAGGAAGAGCCAAGCCGAAAAAACCTGGATTCCGAGTGGTCTAAGCTTGTCAAAGAAGCGATGGATTCCGGCGTATCGAAAGAACAGTTTAGAGAGTTTCTCGAATTTAATAAGTGGAAAAAAAATAGTACACATTAA